acctttccagatcttatgaaatgtagcaaagtcataccgctttttaaatcgggtgattcgagtgatataaccaatttccgtcccatatcaatacttcctgtactaagtaaagtctttgagaagctaatgttaaatgatctactgggacacttcaacagacatagattacttacaagcaaacagttcggtttcacaaggggccgttccacgaccgatgctgcttcggtactcattaaacatatatataatttttgggaaaattcttgtgatgcaattggcatattttgtgatctttcaaaagcctttgattgtgtggatcatggaacgctcattttgaaattagaacattatggtttgtctataaatgccctaaactttatgtcttcttaccttagcaatagaacacaaacagtagttgttaacaaaactcgctctagcgggactgtagtccaattaggagtgccacaaggctcaattttaggtccattcctgtttttggtttatataaatgatttgccatgtatagtgaaaaacttttgtgaaatagtactttttgctgatgatacatcactgctttttaatgttgaccgaaaatctacggattacaatgtaattaatagcacgttagctgatgtactgcagtggtttactgtcaacaatttacttcttaattctaagaaaaccaaatgtattcgattttctctgccgaatgttaaaccaatcgatacaaaaatacttttgaatgatgaatgcttagagatggtagatacaacactgtttcttggtttaacattggacaaaaatctacaatggagtcctcatataaagaaactagcaagcaaattaagttcagccgcatacgccgttaggagaatcaggcaactgactaatgttgagacagctcgcctagtgtatcatagttattttcacagtgtaatgtcatacggtattctggtttggggcaaagcagctgacatacagactatctttgtattacaaaagagagccattcgttctatttacaacttaggaacacgtgaatcagtaagagaactcttcaaagaaattaatatcttaactgtagcttcccaatacatttatgatagtataatttatgttgttaagaatttagactgtttcactaagaattctgatatccataattataacactagaaacaaaaataagcttgccataaagaagtttcgtgtccgtaaagtacagaagtcatttgttgggcaatgcattcatttttataataagttacctgacactgctttgagattacccctcccagctcttaagaactacttaaaaaaatcattgatgttaaaggcttattacagagtcgaggactatttgacagacaaacatgcatggcccgaaccagaaactacaaaaaacgaatagcaattaaaataattgtattatgtatagaggacacagttcagataagaaagcacatcaaatattttatattttatgttgtgtaggtaaattacatatttaatgatattgagattcatattatctttttcttctatgacaatttgatatgttttctctgaagaagaacgacgtattattaagcaataatataatttattgaaattgatttccatagagtacctagtctgttcatattctttgatgaatacttttgcatgttaaattgtatgttgttatttaatgcatgttaattataagatgtaatgttttgaaaagaagttgcccgccgagtttcttgccggtcccatagtggatacccccctcccaactgaggggggactgaaatcttctcgaggctgaggcgtagggttagagccggcgtagctttatttgacgttcatatgcgcattgtaatatgcctacttgaaaaataaatatttcattttcattttcattttcattttcataatattagtatggatataagagacaaaaagtagcctatgtcactctccatcgcctcaactatctccacttaaaaaatcacgtcaattcgtcgatccgtttagccgtgaaagacggacaaacaaacagacacacacactttcccatttataatattagtatggattagtatggatacagtatatttaattatgcaaacattttaaaacatggaaataatctaataaatatcatcatcatcctcctgcgttatcccggcatttgccgtggcagcctggggtccgctttgacaactaatcccaagatttggcgtagatactagttttacgaaagcgactgccatctgacctttcaacccgaagggtaacaagGCCTTAGTCCGTTtccatattatccgatccgatatcggatgttggaaggatttcaatggaaaaaatccaagatggcgcctgtaatgtatgggatatcggtcctgtTGTTGATGtattccttcactgaaaagcgactggcaaatgtcgaatggcatttcgcacgtaagttcagaaaaactgaTACCTACGAGCCAGCCGcccgtatcatgctgccaattttatcacttatccacgtggataaagcatccgtcacgctttagcaagtatgtcagtgtgagagtgacagatgtcttatccacgtggataagtgataaaattggcagcatgatacgccggcaggttcgaacccgcgacctccggatcgaaagtcgcacgctcttaccgctaggccacaaGCGTTTCCAAGTATTGGGCGAGTATATTTGcccaaatattataaaaatagtcTTAAGTAGTAGTAGGTAATAGCGtagtcagcaattcccgtcaactttgtacaaaaattaagggaaaagttaaatttgtttttattaattcctattttgttaccaagattttgttgatgaattgagattttattaagttttatttcgtcattaaggttctctagtatctatattttcttaattataacaattatcctgtatatatcttacgaaagtcgaattatattactaaatgttggtaacaaaataggatcaattaaaatttgctgacgtggcattgtacaaagttgacgggaattgctgtagtTAGTAGTATGTAGCATAAGGAatgagttgtaactccatacatcagtaaatgcggtttatttgtataggcatagttaagacatctagcgacaatcacgcgtcaaatagcgtaaattatcagtactgctacttgtcaatagatgtcgcgacgaacgaagtcTATAACGCTCACcaagtattctgttttcaattccttctgctagtaatataagttgtaaactattCTTAAGTAATATTGAATATTTGACCGACGAGACattgttgccacctagtatcgagtagtggtactgataattcacgctatttgacgcgtgattgacgttgattgtcactagatgtcacttaacccTTAACCCGCATTTACAACTCTtcctttacttattcctctatgtatgtattagcaaagacaataactccgtatagagagaaaaattctaagaaaaaaacggaCCTCAgtgccatacagaaaaaggtacgatggcctagatggcattacacctttagggtacgctcagctagatggcgctaatattaatatttgacattttaaaacatattaagctaagaatatgggccaaattgtcaaaactgaggttcaaaagtttcaagcctgtgtcaagagatggcagtctatgcactgtgattgtgattacacattttacttcgacagtaactctctataatactcgatcctctttgataatagTTAGGTACGtgattttattaaacattttcttCTATATTTCCAGGCCGAACGGGCAACGTGTGCTCTACCGACCCCGAATGTCCGGACAACGCGTTCTGCAAGGCGGGCAGCTACTGCGTTTGCAAAGACGGCTTCATCTACGccgccaccgaaaacgctgagAAGGCATGCTTTAGGGGTaagactagggttgcaaaaaaacggttttttttctggcttgaaaaaaaaaaaaaaccgtgaaaaaaacagttttttttctggagtatgtttttttttctaaagtatgaaatctcaaaatttgcaaagtagttaatacttttatacggttttttagacttaatgttaactattaaacgaatttagtcaaataactttaatttctggtcttataaaagtaacatttatgaaatctgtagttggtagttatcactatttactgttggcaacaccaccgcctctccacgctacacgcagcatcggggattccccaataaacgtttgtatactgaatgttaattgaattaaaatgtacgttattgttatcgaaacacgttacaactcacgaaaaaccgttattgtcgtattatttgttcatctgaaaaaaaaccatatttagaaaaaaaaccatggtgctcggttttttttcatgtttttttttcataattctgaaaaaaacatttgtttttttttttctatttacaaccctaggtaAGACATTTATTGAATAAGTAGTATTTACTGAATTCTAGttcggcaaccttcaaatcaaagacgaacaggtatcttctgggcgagctcactccatcgtagccCACGTCTCTgtgcgttttccaaattaaatcccgaatatcgaatttcacgaGATCTGGATGTGTTTGGGCTCAttttctcagaatcacgagctgattcgatcctgacgataaaaaaaatgtgttccaAATTTTCCATACCAAATTCgtgtttccaatacgtcacgctcgtagtaatacttaaatcgtgacgtaaaaggaaaaaaaataggacactttttttttatcgtcgggatcgaatcagcccGTGATTCTGAGatgaatgagcccaaacacgtcgtaatctggtgaaattcgatattcgggatttaatttggaaaacgcccctctgcctttggctagtctgtggccaagagtaagcccatttataattttaaaaaacccACTTTGTAGTGCCACCATGAGGACTTTAGATAGATAAGATTTAGATCTCTCCTgtaatgttacattttattacataaatttaaattgaattgaaaaagtACACGAACTATTTAGGTTACGTTCATTCGCGGCGGACCGCGTATAGGCCGATTTGTAATAAATCTCGTATGCGATATCTCGTATCAACTCTCACATTAGATGCACAGAACGCAAGTTACACGTTTAGCTCATTATTTgcttatacatatatgtaacaCAGCAGTACAGTCTTACCAAAAagagtaaaataaaaaagtggcaacatcgtagtgtcgtcccgttttctcacacatattgatttgaaagggatgacactacaatcTGCTACTGACTTTCTATGTCTCCATATTTAACTGTAACTAAAGACatgtgtaactccgtatagacagctacagtctaagaaaaaaacttacctcagaaccatatagaagaAGGTACGATGgcttagatggcgttacacatttaggagacgctcggctagatgtcgctatcgctaatattaatatttgacattttaacacgtatcaagccaagaatatgggccaaattgtcaaaagtgaggtttaaaagttttaagcttgtgtcaagagatgtcagactatgcactgtgattacatattttaatttgtcagtaactctctatatcttgatcctctttgctgtAACTAACTGTCTTTGTCCACAGTGGCATTATTCGGCGAGCACTGTCAGCAGCACATCCAATGCCACACCAGCCTCGGAGTGCACTCTGAATGTGTTCTAAACACGTGCTCCTGCAAGCCTGGCACGCAGTTCGTCAACAACAGATGCTATAAGATAGCCCGTAAGTAGATTTAACAATATAGGTATCCAATATAACTCCTAATAACATGGACACAAATATTTTGGGCGTGTTGGAGGATCTTCTTCTGGAGCGCGAGACGTGTAGATACTTCCGACCCAGGTCGCAACGTTGCAAGGACAGTAGCTTCTGCTGAAGGCTCATTTGATTTATATGATAGCCCTTGAGTCCACCAGACTGTACAAATACTGTCTATCCCGTACAAagtgacagagacagcactagttTAGTATTTAGTGTAGGATTCCGAATGTCTTCGTCAACAACAGATGCTATAAGATAGCCCGTAAGTAACATTAAAACTTGAACTCAAATACTTTGGGGTGGAGGATCTTCTACTGGAGCGGAGCTGACAGCATCGTCGACGATAACTACCCCCTTCTGAGGGCTTCTTTGACTTATAAAATAGCAGGTGTGTCCGCCAGACTATAACTAAACTGTCTATCCCGTACAGAGTGACAGATACATCCCTACATTAACTGACTCCGCTCCGAGTCTCTCAACAGATGCAGTCTCTCAGGGACAGCACTAGTGTGCACTAGGAGCCCACTCCCAGTATCTTCTTTTTCGATTTTGACAAATACTCTTGAATGGCATGGCATTTAAATACGAGTCAAGGCACACGTCATGCAGGGATAGGatctgtataaaatatattattacataAGATAATATTTCACAGATGTTGGCGAGCTGTGCGTATCCGACGAAAACTGCTACATCCAACAGGCAGCCGCTGAAGAGCAGGCGTTCTGCATACGCGGCTATTGCCAGTGCCAGCTGCACTACAACCAACGAGACAATGGTACACGGTAAGTAGTCACTCCAAAGTGTACACATTCGTTCAATAGAGAGCGCTGCACtgagtcacacctcggacaatggcgatcaaataaatgaaaaaggcgcattcctacgcacacattctacgctcgtgtaggtgaacgcgtaccatgcttgtatgagtgagataaaataggtcgactggtcgcgtttttgacaggaggTAACTACTATtagtaaccgagagcgggtgagcggcactttcagttaggaccgggagtggccatactgtacaagaGACAGTCAGCTGCGGAGAAAActagacccccttgcatacaaatttgtatggcagggggtctccttttctctgcagctgactgtacagctctttattatactgtttgTACTCTGTTAGTAGCGTTTGCTGTTTATAAAATTTCCCAATAATCTGACAGGTGGCGCTGCAAGTAACGGTCTTGCTATTTCTGTATTGCGCtgatgataatattgataatgaaTGTGGTTAATGTATTTTCTTTGAATTTTACAAACGTATACCACTTTTTTAATTGTATCTTTGAATAACTATCCTATTTATGTACTTAATGAATGTTTCGCTTGCACAGATGCGTACGCGATGCCAATCTAGGCGAGCCTTGTGAAGATGATGGGCAGTGCGCAGGTGTGGGCATGTTGTGCAAGGGCACCTGCCGTTGTAAGGAGGGCTTTGCCGCGCAGAACGATACCAACGTCTGTCTGCAGTGTGAGTATACAGTTCATAGATGGCGCCAAAGCGACGACGCAAGAACACGAGTAGTCAGGTTAGCGTATAGTGTAACTCATGCTGTTGCTAGAAGGGCTTAGCTGGGCAAAACGATAGCAAAGTCTTTCTGCAGTGTAATTATAATGTCTGTCCTATCAGCAACCATTGTTCCAGCCCTAAACAAACATTAATCTATTAAATCTATCAGCTCAATCAGCTGCCATTGCCATGGCATTGACAATAGGAGCATTAATGTTTTTGCGAGCTGATGGATAGTAACTAATTTCGTGATTTCGATAGGTATGTTTTTGGCCCTGTTTAGTTTTTCAAAATCTTCTATCCTAGTAGACGAAACATGTGAAATCCAATGTTTAGTTCTGAAACGGGACTTCTGGAATGTTTTTCGTTAATTTCAATTTCCCTCCACAGCTGTAGAAAACATCGGGGACAGTTGCGAATACGACATCCAATGCGAGAATCTCTCCGGCTCCAGAGCCGTGGGTGCCACGATGTGCCTCAACGGCGCCTGTTCCTGTGCCTACCACGCCAGAGCCGCTGGTACCCCGCCTCGGTGCTACGTGACGAGGCGCCCAGGACAACAGTGCCACGCTGACGAGGTAAGCTCACTCCTGACAGAGATAGCTCATGCGATGCGAGAATCTCTCCGGCTCCAGAGCCGTGGGCGCCACTATGTGCCTCAACGACGCCTGTTCCTGTGCCTACCACGCCAGAGCCGCCGGCACCCCGCCTTGGTGCTACGTCACGAGGCGCTCGGGACAACAGTGCCACGCTGACGAGGTAAGCTCACTCCTGACAGAGATCGCTCATGCGATGAGAGAATCTCTCCGGCTCCAGAGCCGTGGGCGCCACTATGTGCCTCAACGACGCCTGTTCCTGTGCCTACCACGCCAGGGCCGCTGGTAACCCGCCTCGGTGCTACGTCACGAGGCAGCCGGGACAACAGTGCCACGCTGACGAGGTAGGTTCACACCTAGAGAGGTGCCAGAGATAGCACATTCAATGCGAGAATCTCTCCGGCTCCAGAGCCGTGGGTGCCACTATGTGCCTCAACGATGCCTGTTCCTGTGCCTACCACGCCAGAACCGCCGGCACCCCACCTCGGTGCTACGTCACAAGGCGCCTGGGACAACAGTGCCACGCTGACCGGGTAGGTTCACAGCTAGAGAGGTGCCAGAGATAGCGCATTCAGTGCGAGAATCTCTCCGGCTCCAGAGCCGTGGGTGCCACGATGTGCCTCAACGGCGCCTGTTCCTGTGCCTACCACGCCAGAGCCGCCGGTACCCCGCCTCGGTGCTACGTCACGAGGCGCCCAGGACAACAGTGCCACGCTGACGAGGTAAGCTCACTCCTGACAGAGATAGCTCATGCAATGCGAGAATCTCCATTGCCACTGCAATTTGGTATTGGTATATTTGGATAATGATAACACTAGGAGtaggtttttaatattttagtagTTTAATATACTAATGTAAAATCTGTAGTTTGCATTTcaagtaaataggtacatacatatttagTACTATTTAGTTTAAAATTGGCGAAAATAGAAAGAAATTGACTAGAAACTAGAATCCATTTCTAGAATCTCATCATCTAGCTCAGTGTTGGGCAAAGTACGGCCTGGTGCAATCCAAACCGCGAAAGGATTTTATGTAACCCTCCACCGGTCcttcaaaatagtgtgtgatatggccagcactagtaaaatgaaatattgataAAATCTAGCCCATTCAAATTCTTTCAAATTTTGGCCCCTTAAAAAAATTTGCCAACCACTCATCTAGATAGTTTAGACATGTAATTATACTCATCTTTCAGGAGTGTCTCAGCGAAGACGACGAGCCCGGTTTCTGCCACCAGGGGCGCTGCACGTGTGCGGGCTGCGTTCCCGACGCGCGCGACTTCGCCGACCACGCGGCGTCCCTCGCGGCGCTCCCCCTCTGCGCCGCCATTTTGGCGACGGCCGCCATCTTGGCTTGAACGAATCTGTGCCTTTTGACCGCATAAAAATCGGTCCTGATTgtgttttaaagttttaaggCTTATCTCTTGTCAATGATAACtaacacaaaatttaaattggcTAATATTGGCTGATAACTAACACAAACATGGCTGTTCTTAGCCGACTAAGTAATTGagatttcatacaaaaaaacgaaacctaaatcagttcatccgctCCAAAGATACGATGCCACAAAAACAGACGCACATACAGACGCGCACGACTTCGCCGACCACTCCCCCCTCCGCTAACCCCCTCTGTTAGCTAGATATCGTAAGTCTTATAGTTTGCGCGGTTaaataaaaggtaaacaacTAAATATAGTTCTATCATTAGGTAAAGTTCTATCATCGTCGTTGAATATTTTTCTTATTGTAAATGTGTAAATTGCTAACTTATAATGTACATATTACATGGTAAGAGTAAATGAATATATTGTTGTTAATTTTATGATCtacttaaattttattgttttagatgTTTGTGTAGACCAAAGAATAGGTAGTTTTaattaaatgtataattgatAGTATACCAAagattgtttttatttacattttcacCCGACACCCGACAGTGAGACTGACAGACACAAATAAAGTTACAACGCGTCTTAGCTACCGACATGTAACATTGTTTCAAAATATACTTACTACACACTGACGAACCACATTTGCCATCTCGCGGTGAGTAGCCAAACTAATGTAATACGGCACTATAAATAGTACTTAGCACCGATCCTAGATGGCGTTTTGCTATCTAGTGGGAATCCGACCGACCCAACTTTGCAAAAGCATCGAGAATGAATCGAAGAGAGAAAGCAAGAATCTAACGGGTTTAGTCATGCCAAGTCACcaagaaaattttatttttaacaaattactTTCTTACTTAGtcgttatttattttacaaaaatattagcAGGTGTAGTACAGTAAGTACACATCGGTAACTCGTGGCATTTTGGTGGCACTTGTCAGTTGTTCACAGACTAGTGATGTGACAATATTTTTCCTGTAGTTGGAAAAAAGAaaccaattaaaataattaatgttaatcttttacttttttttcgTCATAAAAGATTTATTAGGGTATAATAACGGTATACAAAGATTACAGTTCCAGCATCAAATCGTTTAATGTATTATGAcagtcataataaacaattaatattTGTTCTAAATGTTCACATTGTTCACAAGTCAGACTAGTACCTCTTCTACTTGAGAAAATCTACTTTTTGTTTAAGAGAACGATCGTCCGACCTCCACTGACGttatggtaaaaaaaaaattctgaataGAATTTATGAATGCTTTCTTAATGTAGTGGGGCTTGTAATTATCCGGATAATTGGAATACTTGGAATTtgattatccggatatccgatTCGAATAAAACGGATATTTCGAAtaatctattttatttaataaagctCCACCATGTAGGgactaattatttattattttatcttttctgAAAAATTACTTAGAAAACTTGTCACATCACTATTCTGTCAAGTGCCACCTAAATCCCACGAGTTACCGATGCTATAGCCTAGTTCATTATAAGCGGGGAGGtcaaatatgtaattcaaaatGGGATACCTATCAAATAAAAGAACTTGGCCGAATTTGCAACTAATTTAATACTGTCAGCTAAAACAATAACATTATAAATACGTGTCGTGAAATCGTAATACCTTAGCGAAAGAAATGAATTACAAACATTTAACTTTTGATGTAAGTACCTACGCTGTTATTAAAATTATCTAAGCCGTCATAATTATAAGTGATAtgggtaggtacagtcaagtgcaaaaatacgtatcgattttatccgctcaaaaatatgtaccgagaccttattccgccgacataaagtgctatgggacatatttttgataagttgtacgcacccatatttttacacttgactgtacttatacTTAGAGGTGTGGTTAAGAAATTCAAGAATCAAAACTGGAAAATAAAAACTGAAAAAAGACAAGTGGAAAATATTGAGAAAACTTGCATTTATTTCCTAAATATTTGATGGTGCGTAATTAACTTATGTCTTCAGTTTTATTTCACAAGATGGCGCTCTAAATAGTCTTTATAATAAATGTAGAATAAAAATagtataataggctagtttcttatactttaaataaaatattttatgcagtgcacgaaataaagcaccacataattagaagaaaaatttggacagtagttatgtttaaacataatttctatttaataagtcaaagagaaagatataaagtaagtgaattgaccgtgacgtcactcctcagtatttcatggtaattccatactagcaaatcgttttgacagttcttaaaaagaagctgatttgactagtatgaaactagcctattgtgtttgtaataattgtaattatgtTCGTGCTGGTAtactataatatgtatgtataatcgTGCGTCCATTTTGAATTATGCTGCATTTCTATGAATTAGATCAACAAACACAAAATATGCACTGCAGGCATATTTTGTGACTTAAGCCCCTGTATGAAGTGTTAAACGTTTCTTTTGATTTATTACGAAACTTAGTTCAGCAGTAGACGACTTCGGGTATTATGAAGATGATTACTCGAGACTTTCCAGTTATTCATTGATTATTTATTCTAAACTCATATCGTTATTCGCTGTTGTTCTTCTGTCGTAGAATTAGTCGAATGTAGCCAACAGAAGGTAATACGAGAACGATGTCCTTATAATCTGTAAAATAAATGGTTTGATAAATTTCTAAAGACCTACCTTACCTACCTTACCTTACCTTACCTACAATATTTTGAATTCAATGAAAGCTACGCGGCCTTCGGGAAACATCTGTGAATGTATGTCACATAATAATTGTGCCGTTCTCAGGGTTCAAAACCACATTATCCCATAAGGACTAGAGTACAAGCAAATTTCATTTTAAGCAAAATGGTAATATCACcacagattaaatataagaag
This genomic stretch from Leguminivora glycinivorella isolate SPB_JAAS2020 chromosome Z, LegGlyc_1.1, whole genome shotgun sequence harbors:
- the LOC125241652 gene encoding prion-like-(Q/N-rich) domain-bearing protein 25 isoform X1, with translation MGFPMNYVASRPSAIMHAQALLALVLYVAANVQRASAQAPEKRRTGNVCSTDPECPDNAFCKAGSYCVCKDGFIYAATENAEKACFRVALFGEHCQQHIQCHTSLGVHSECVLNTCSCKPGTQFVNNRCYKIAHVGELCVSDENCYIQQAAAEEQAFCIRGYCQCQLHYNQRDNGTRCVRDANLGEPCEDDGQCAGVGMLCKGTCRCKEGFAAQNDTNVCLQSVENIGDSCEYDIQCENLSGSRAVGATMCLNGACSCAYHARAAGTPPRCYVTRRPGQQCHADEECLSEDDEPGFCHQGRCTCAGCVPDARDFADHAASLAALPLCAAILATAAILA
- the LOC125241652 gene encoding prion-like-(Q/N-rich) domain-bearing protein 25 isoform X2; this encodes MGFPMNYVASRPSAIMHAQALLALVLYVAANVQRASAQAPEKRRTGNVCSTDPECPDNAFCKAGSYCVCKDGFIYAATENAEKACFRVALFGEHCQQHIQCHTSLGVHSECVLNTCSCKPGTQFVNNRCYKIAHVGELCVSDENCYIQQAAAEEQAFCIRGYCQCQLHYNQRDNGTRCVRDANLGEPCEDDGQCAGVGMLCKGTCRCKEGFAAQNDTNVCLQSVENIGDSCEYDIQCENLSGSRAVGATMCLNGACSCAYHARAAGTPPRCYVTRRPGQQCHADEECLSEDDEPGFCHQGRCTCAGCVPDARDFADHAASLAALPLCAAILATAAILA
- the LOC125241652 gene encoding prion-like-(Q/N-rich) domain-bearing protein 25 isoform X3, with the translated sequence MHAQALLALVLYVAANVQRASAQAPEKRRTGNVCSTDPECPDNAFCKAGSYCVCKDGFIYAATENAEKACFRVALFGEHCQQHIQCHTSLGVHSECVLNTCSCKPGTQFVNNRCYKIAHVGELCVSDENCYIQQAAAEEQAFCIRGYCQCQLHYNQRDNGTRCVRDANLGEPCEDDGQCAGVGMLCKGTCRCKEGFAAQNDTNVCLQSVENIGDSCEYDIQCENLSGSRAVGATMCLNGACSCAYHARAAGTPPRCYVTRRPGQQCHADEECLSEDDEPGFCHQGRCTCAGCVPDARDFADHAASLAALPLCAAILATAAILA